A region from the Salidesulfovibrio onnuriiensis genome encodes:
- a CDS encoding tetratricopeptide repeat protein has product MTVRRRRNTKNLYVVKSANQKLQQFEPKSQTETKSIYVLRTNEEIVNKYCSIIYNFVDTNGVFLLVTDDKLFYQSFKTAISYELGIELDFIRVTSDLDKAKHFIDFYKENGLKPLIFLEYSLRNQFTAPVLKYFKEHHPDVHVIVLCKNVPRKRLFQFHEEGADSYLAKPASANEIVKKIAFILRPHSEIEAMLDDGRACLRDNRFEEAAAIANEILHKRPGHPPGLVLLGDAFKGMAKRELALRAYTNAEKGAKMYLDPLKRLVAFHEEDSNRNEMLKYLKKLDHLSPHNCNRKIHIAEVHMGMGNAEAAEEYLDQALESAQKEAFSIVSEMALDIAEKAKNWSPDLAIKYYRKSLQYIKDSPGNTRMDIFNRLGIALRKEGMWTEAVEAYSEAEKLAPRDENIQYNKAVAYYEGGEHKQAYSNVQKALRLNPEFFVDKPDIGFQIGAICQELDKPKEALKFYKAVQAMNPTFRNVGMVIKKLERTAQNG; this is encoded by the coding sequence ATGACAGTTCGCCGACGCAGAAACACGAAAAACCTCTATGTGGTCAAGTCTGCCAACCAGAAGCTCCAGCAATTCGAGCCCAAAAGCCAGACCGAGACCAAGAGTATCTATGTGCTCCGCACCAACGAGGAGATCGTCAACAAGTATTGTTCAATCATCTACAACTTCGTCGACACCAACGGCGTCTTCCTGCTGGTGACCGACGACAAGCTCTTCTACCAAAGCTTCAAGACGGCCATCTCCTATGAACTGGGAATCGAGCTGGATTTCATCCGGGTCACCAGCGACCTGGACAAGGCCAAGCATTTCATCGACTTCTACAAGGAAAACGGGCTGAAGCCGCTCATCTTTCTGGAATACTCCCTGCGAAACCAGTTCACGGCCCCGGTCCTCAAATACTTCAAGGAGCACCACCCGGACGTGCACGTCATCGTACTCTGCAAGAACGTGCCCCGAAAACGGCTTTTCCAGTTTCACGAGGAAGGTGCCGACAGCTACCTGGCAAAGCCGGCAAGCGCCAACGAAATCGTCAAGAAAATCGCATTCATCCTCCGTCCTCACAGCGAGATAGAAGCCATGCTCGACGACGGCCGGGCCTGCCTGCGCGACAACCGTTTCGAGGAAGCGGCCGCAATCGCCAACGAGATCCTGCACAAGCGCCCCGGTCATCCGCCCGGCCTGGTCCTGCTGGGGGATGCCTTCAAGGGTATGGCGAAGCGGGAACTGGCCCTGCGGGCCTACACCAATGCGGAAAAAGGGGCGAAGATGTACCTGGATCCGCTCAAGCGCCTGGTGGCCTTCCACGAAGAGGACAGCAACCGCAACGAGATGCTCAAGTATCTCAAAAAGCTGGACCACCTCTCGCCCCACAACTGCAACCGCAAGATCCACATTGCCGAAGTCCACATGGGCATGGGTAACGCCGAGGCCGCAGAGGAATATCTGGACCAGGCCTTGGAGTCCGCCCAGAAGGAGGCCTTTTCAATCGTCAGCGAAATGGCCCTGGATATCGCGGAAAAGGCAAAGAACTGGAGCCCGGACCTGGCCATTAAATACTACAGGAAAAGCCTCCAATACATAAAGGATTCCCCGGGCAACACCCGCATGGACATCTTCAACCGCCTGGGGATAGCCCTGCGCAAGGAAGGCATGTGGACCGAGGCTGTCGAGGCCTACTCGGAAGCGGAAAAACTTGCGCCAAGGGATGAGAACATCCAGTACAACAAGGCGGTCGCCTATTATGAGGGAGGCGAACACAAACAGGCCTACAGCAATGTCCAGAAGGCCCTGAGGCTGAATCCGGAATTCTTCGTGGACAAGCCGGATATCGGTTTCCAGATCGGTGCCATCTGCCAGGAACTGGACAAACCCAAGGAAGCGCTCAAATTCTACAAGGCTGTTCAGGCCATGAATCCCACCTTCAGGAATGTGGGGATGGTCATCAAGAAGCTGGAAAGGACGGCCCAAAATGGTTGA
- a CDS encoding PilZ domain-containing protein, whose protein sequence is MVENRKHERIELFKPLICHFNMANGNTTFCSLKNISLSGALVECRPNWAMDELEPGIAVQLVECTPRENALFNAVTGMLVWSYKNYYGIEFDDQLSMSTEKLTQWLTQNGFIS, encoded by the coding sequence ATGGTTGAGAACCGCAAACACGAACGAATTGAGCTCTTCAAGCCGCTGATATGCCATTTCAACATGGCCAACGGAAACACGACCTTCTGTTCGCTCAAAAACATCTCGTTGAGCGGGGCTCTTGTCGAATGCCGCCCCAACTGGGCCATGGACGAGCTCGAACCGGGCATCGCCGTCCAGCTCGTGGAATGCACGCCCCGGGAAAACGCCCTGTTTAACGCCGTCACAGGAATGCTCGTATGGAGCTACAAGAACTATTATGGAATCGAATTCGACGATCAGCTTTCCATGTCCACCGAAAAACTGACCCAATGGCTCACCCAGAACGGATTCATCTCATGA
- a CDS encoding OmpA/MotB family protein, producing the protein MAAQDKKKLEIPPPKKPPTPPPAEEGIPPWMATFADMVTLLLCFFVLLLSFTNQDITNFKIMMGSITEALGVQKEDKGALSAPYSDTRFKFEDRQAKSKEMVEIGDRLRELIRSRDLTKAARVSHEKSGVMFRVSNSALFAPGSARLGPSADKVLHGVVDSLKKTDFNLVIRGHTDGENPESGPYKSNWELSAARAAACLRWIVGHSDIPPQRMKAVGFASAKPLLPSTTEANRQANRRVDFFFVPNDNRAW; encoded by the coding sequence ATGGCAGCCCAAGACAAGAAGAAACTGGAGATTCCGCCTCCCAAGAAACCGCCGACGCCGCCGCCCGCCGAGGAGGGCATTCCTCCCTGGATGGCCACCTTCGCGGACATGGTCACTTTGCTGCTGTGCTTTTTCGTGCTGTTGCTTTCCTTCACCAACCAGGACATCACCAATTTCAAGATCATGATGGGGTCCATTACCGAGGCGCTGGGGGTTCAGAAGGAGGACAAGGGAGCCTTGTCCGCTCCCTACAGCGATACCCGGTTCAAGTTCGAGGACCGGCAGGCCAAGAGCAAGGAGATGGTGGAGATCGGGGATCGACTTCGGGAACTTATCCGGTCGCGGGATCTCACCAAGGCTGCCCGGGTCAGCCACGAGAAATCCGGGGTCATGTTTCGGGTCAGCAACAGCGCCCTGTTCGCACCCGGATCCGCACGGCTCGGCCCATCGGCCGACAAGGTGCTTCATGGCGTGGTGGATTCCCTGAAAAAGACCGATTTCAATCTGGTTATCCGGGGGCATACAGACGGGGAAAACCCCGAGTCCGGCCCCTATAAATCCAACTGGGAGCTTTCCGCGGCCCGGGCCGCAGCCTGTCTGCGCTGGATCGTCGGGCATTCGGATATCCCGCCCCAGCGCATGAAGGCGGTGGGCTTTGCCAGTGCCAAGCCCCTGTTGCCCAGCACGACCGAGGCCAACCGCCAGGCCAATCGCCGGGTGGATTTCTTTTTTGTGCCCAATGACAACCGGGCCTGGTGA
- a CDS encoding flagellar motor protein MotB has product MAAELEEVIETKKSVPPPEDEGLPPWMATFADMVTLLLCFFVLLLSFANQDVEKFRDAMGSIKGAFGVREIRAKAEDMELISTSKEAKKAVARISHDERVFLGVIMRIKSLLDKEDAEILEGTGVTSDRDGVVFSTEAARLFEPGTATLKRDAGKILDKIVQVLKDYDLNLVVRGHSDDRPISTKAYPSNWELSAARAAVALDYILKKGDFPVKKAKAVGYADTRPAVPNDSDENRRKNQRVEFYLHMPQRDAW; this is encoded by the coding sequence ATGGCCGCTGAACTGGAAGAAGTCATAGAAACCAAGAAATCGGTTCCGCCGCCCGAGGACGAGGGGCTGCCGCCGTGGATGGCCACGTTCGCCGACATGGTCACGCTTCTGCTGTGTTTCTTCGTGCTGCTCCTCTCCTTTGCCAATCAGGATGTCGAAAAGTTCCGGGATGCCATGGGCTCCATCAAGGGGGCCTTCGGTGTTCGCGAGATCCGGGCCAAGGCGGAGGATATGGAGCTCATCAGCACGAGCAAGGAGGCCAAGAAGGCCGTTGCCCGCATATCGCACGACGAGCGGGTCTTTCTTGGCGTCATCATGCGCATCAAGTCCCTGCTCGACAAGGAAGATGCGGAAATCCTCGAGGGTACCGGGGTGACGTCCGACCGGGACGGCGTGGTGTTCAGCACCGAGGCTGCCCGCCTGTTCGAGCCGGGAACCGCCACCCTCAAGAGGGATGCAGGCAAGATTCTCGATAAAATAGTCCAGGTGCTCAAGGATTACGACCTCAACCTGGTGGTGCGCGGACACAGCGACGACCGCCCCATATCCACCAAGGCATATCCTTCGAACTGGGAACTTTCCGCGGCCCGCGCCGCCGTTGCCCTGGATTACATCCTGAAAAAGGGAGATTTCCCCGTCAAGAAGGCCAAGGCCGTCGGTTATGCGGATACGCGTCCGGCGGTCCCTAATGATTCCGATGAAAACAGGCGCAAGAATCAGCGGGTGGAATTTTATCTGCATATGCCTCAGCGCGACGCGTGGTAG
- a CDS encoding motility protein A, with protein sequence MDIATLIGLVGGFGLIVTTILLGGNPGGFVDIPSVVVVIGGTFAATFVMFPLKAIIGTVKVAMKTLFFKSRDPNEIIRNITALAEKARKESLVALEKVPIEDDYLKKGILLVADGSSEALVRSVMEIELDFMKQRHRQGQGVFKGMGMMAPAFGMIGTLIGLVNMLQNLDDPSSIGPAMAVALLTTFYGAVLANVVFIPIAKKLEERSEEDSLFMQIMIEGVASVQKGEHPSVVKDKLQAFLAPALREG encoded by the coding sequence ATGGATATCGCAACGTTAATAGGACTTGTGGGGGGCTTCGGCCTGATTGTCACGACCATTCTTCTGGGGGGGAACCCCGGAGGGTTCGTGGATATTCCCTCGGTGGTCGTGGTTATCGGCGGCACCTTTGCGGCCACTTTCGTCATGTTTCCCCTCAAGGCGATTATCGGCACGGTCAAGGTGGCCATGAAGACCCTGTTTTTCAAGTCGCGGGACCCCAACGAGATCATCAGGAACATTACCGCGCTGGCGGAAAAGGCCCGCAAGGAAAGTCTGGTGGCCCTCGAAAAGGTTCCCATTGAAGACGACTATTTGAAAAAGGGAATCCTGCTGGTGGCGGACGGCTCCAGCGAGGCCCTGGTCCGGTCGGTCATGGAGATCGAGCTGGATTTCATGAAGCAGCGGCACCGCCAGGGGCAGGGCGTCTTCAAGGGCATGGGCATGATGGCCCCGGCCTTCGGCATGATCGGTACTCTTATCGGCCTGGTGAACATGCTCCAGAACCTGGATGATCCCTCTTCCATCGGCCCGGCCATGGCCGTGGCCCTGCTGACGACCTTTTACGGCGCGGTCTTGGCCAACGTGGTCTTCATTCCCATTGCCAAGAAGCTCGAGGAGCGATCCGAAGAGGACTCCCTGTTCATGCAGATCATGATCGAGGGGGTTGCCTCCGTGCAGAAGGGGGAACATCCCTCGGTGGTTAAGGACAAGCTGCAGGCCTTCCTTGCACCCGCCCTGCGCGAAGGATAG
- a CDS encoding FapA family protein, which produces MTYYLKHYFDPDFDHTKLAPMEMEDGSVDHYELSYVQNVNSGDLLAEVVELDDSSRDAVDSRFVQEDMSVPAGRGTGTKTAEPGKLYAARDGFVFYEEGLISVRQTLNVRKDVDFSTGNIDFVANLNVFGMVNTGFSLKARNIDIEGHVQGARVHALETLSCRSGVKGGGEAFLESGSDMKLAFCEYATVKAGGNVMVRGALLHSKVFAGDKLVVGSRMIGCEVYARDYVYVGEQLGGGMGAEMSVTLGYHPGLLYADMELDRRLESELQAVQHAETQVARGGYFATEFRPILEEARAELQKIRKRKRRLWATINRTEHIHKCRVLVPGKVKPGAEISIGSAYLKVDDEYEDVVFYFDEDEVKVAPSSKVK; this is translated from the coding sequence ATGACGTACTATTTGAAACACTATTTCGATCCAGATTTTGATCACACCAAGCTTGCTCCCATGGAAATGGAAGACGGCAGTGTGGATCATTATGAACTCAGTTATGTCCAGAACGTGAACAGCGGGGACCTGCTGGCCGAGGTCGTTGAGTTGGACGATTCTTCCCGCGACGCCGTTGACTCCCGTTTCGTACAGGAGGACATGTCGGTTCCCGCGGGACGCGGAACCGGCACGAAGACGGCCGAGCCCGGCAAGCTCTACGCGGCCCGTGACGGTTTCGTCTTTTATGAGGAAGGTCTCATCAGTGTCCGGCAGACATTGAACGTCAGGAAGGATGTCGATTTCAGCACCGGCAATATCGACTTTGTCGCCAACCTGAATGTATTTGGCATGGTCAATACCGGTTTCAGCCTGAAGGCGCGGAACATCGATATTGAAGGGCATGTCCAGGGTGCAAGGGTGCATGCCTTGGAGACCCTTTCCTGCCGGTCCGGGGTCAAGGGGGGAGGCGAGGCCTTTCTCGAGTCCGGAAGCGACATGAAGCTGGCCTTCTGCGAATACGCAACGGTCAAGGCCGGCGGCAACGTCATGGTGCGGGGAGCCTTGCTGCACAGCAAGGTCTTTGCCGGGGACAAGCTTGTTGTGGGCAGCCGCATGATAGGCTGCGAGGTCTACGCTAGGGATTATGTGTATGTCGGCGAGCAGCTCGGCGGCGGCATGGGAGCCGAGATGAGCGTCACCCTGGGGTATCACCCCGGGTTGCTTTATGCGGACATGGAGCTTGACCGCCGCCTGGAAAGTGAGCTCCAGGCAGTGCAGCACGCCGAAACCCAGGTCGCGCGGGGCGGGTATTTTGCCACGGAGTTCCGGCCCATACTGGAGGAGGCCAGGGCGGAGCTGCAGAAGATACGAAAAAGAAAACGGCGGTTGTGGGCAACCATCAACCGTACGGAACATATTCACAAGTGCAGGGTGCTGGTTCCCGGAAAAGTGAAGCCAGGAGCGGAGATAAGTATCGGGAGCGCTTATCTGAAGGTGGATGACGAATATGAGGATGTCGTTTTTTACTTCGACGAAGATGAAGTAAAAGTGGCGCCTTCTTCAAAAGTAAAGTGA
- a CDS encoding flagellar protein FlaG gives MNIPEIKTDVKPAVRADENTVVRTDGKSVSPRSGVQENYVVDKIEKTNGEQKQQARLNKKTATDVAKQAESELASQNLKLKFNVIEENNTIQVEVRDADDKVIKKIPADDIVKLTKSIREHFPGSFVDKTF, from the coding sequence ATGAATATCCCGGAAATCAAAACCGACGTGAAGCCTGCCGTACGCGCAGATGAGAACACCGTCGTCAGGACCGACGGCAAGTCTGTCTCGCCCCGGTCCGGCGTTCAGGAAAATTATGTCGTCGACAAGATAGAAAAGACGAATGGCGAGCAAAAGCAACAAGCCCGGCTCAACAAGAAGACCGCAACAGACGTTGCCAAGCAGGCCGAATCCGAACTCGCGTCCCAGAACCTCAAGCTGAAGTTCAACGTCATTGAGGAAAACAACACCATCCAGGTGGAAGTTCGGGATGCCGACGACAAGGTCATCAAGAAAATTCCGGCGGACGACATCGTCAAGCTGACCAAATCCATCCGCGAGCACTTCCCGGGCAGTTTCGTGGACAAGACCTTCTAA